The Solanum dulcamara chromosome 6, daSolDulc1.2, whole genome shotgun sequence genome contains the following window.
CCACCATTGAAGTATCAGATTACATCCCTAAAAGAATCATCCACCATTTTTACACTTATCTAAAGCTTGATAAATGTCCGCAAGAATCATAAGCGCTAAAGTATAGTATTTGATTACGGATTCATAGTTTACCCCATTGAAGATGGCATGAGTGACCATTACTACACTTGGATGGATAGTATAGTTTGGGCCTTGGGAAATACCATTGTCCCAAGTAGGCATATTGCAAACGCAAGGGGACGTGTTTCCTTCGATTTTTCCTTTGAGACAAATTCGTCTTGATACTTTTTGAAAGCTCTTGCTCGTCCAAATTGAGAGTAAAGTTTTTGAAGTGGAATGTTCGGTCCGGGAAGCCTATCCATCCATTTAGCTTTGACAAGTGAAAGTTCTTCCTTGATCTTGTCAAAAtcccatattttgggaataagGAGGTCACTATCAGGCTTACGCTTCCGTTTGTTACACATGCATGTACTCTCGTAACTAGCAAGGACTTCCTCGATAGTTGGGGCCATTTCTACTTTCCCGAATCTAAACACCATGTTATCACTGTCCCAGAATTTCACCATTGTTCTAACTAAATCAGGCCAAACCTCAATTTCCATAATTGACAGGATATGACCTATGTGACTTTGAACCTTTTTCTTGTCTTCGTTGTTCAGAAATTTCCACCACATTCGGAGGTAAGGATGAGGTAAAGTCACCATCCGGGTTCTCAAGAGTTCGCCTATTGGGTCCATCctacaagaaagaaaataagttacCCTGACCCCGTTGGATAACTGATTTGCTTAAAATGACATATGCATCCTTCAATTAAACACATAAACATGATTGTCTTTTATTGATCAATGGGTTAAATAGACACAAGGTGGGCTTCTAATTGGCCAATACTCCTTAGGTATTAGGTCGTCTTAGGTCAATGCACTAAATCAGGGTTTGGGGTTTGCTCTAtgctaggttgactaagagtggcttTTGCAAGACTAGTACCCCAAGCGAACAACTCAGGCTGAAACTTACGACAACCATTAGACGCATGGCGTATCAATAAATTGTCGATCGTTCCGAAAAAAGGTCATGTATTGCTATTCCGCAAAACTGTTCTTTAATATACTTTATATTCAATTGAAAGATGTCATGAAATATTAATGAgagtttaatatataaattaaacacataatttcgcaattaaggaaaataagaattactaattattacaaacccaagcagttagtcaaataaacaatcaaatctaatggttaaaACTTAATTAAGTCCCCAACGGAGTCGTCATTTCTGTTATATCGGGAAAAgatagtttaaaattaatttaaacttttagagaaaaaatcaattttaagaaaagaagattcgccacttaattttttaaaaaaattaagaaaacttaatttaaaaggcCTTAATAGatttaaatcttaaaaattagagaaaatgggtaagagttcaaatttccactttgagaaggtgttagcactcaaaatgaccgctaacatgcggttatccaacaatttaaaaattatttgactaactttgaaaatattatttataagtagtaaagataaatatatttatatgagcaataaatcaacttgaaatacttgagataatttatcaagaaaatatactctattaaatgactaagtaaatgaattttaaatatgtttaaagagaAGTAGTAGATCTaatgtattttaactaaattaaagGCGATTGAGACTTTGATTAAATAAGGAAAAGCACTTGAGCTATTtaggaaaaaattaatttagagaaagacactttaaactcagttgatttgaaagaacatcAACTTAAAACCTTTAAgataatttagaagaaaattatatttgttgaaatgtctaagtaaaaaaaatacttaaatgaaatcattttaaagaataaattaacaaaaaaaatggtttctcttttAGGGGAGTTCAATTAAGTTAAACCAAATTAAATCAATTTCTACGCAAGTATAAATaaacgtaaataaataaataaattattacaactcaaattaaatataaatgaataaagtataaaaatttggcacaacacttagtttctgtacgcttGGACTAAGTTATTGGGTCACCTGCATTTTGGGGCCTTAGGCCCAATTCCACTGTATATCGCGgatgtatatacactgtatatcagtgtatacaacactATTTTCATTTATATCGGACTGTATATACACCATTTACAGTCTATTTTCAGCTCCAGCAACCTGTAAATCATCTTCCCTTTGCatgtttattttttgaaaaggaTGACTCGAAAAAAGGGTATTTGGGTCTCTGTGGCTCAACGTCGAAATGCAAATAATGGAGAAAATCCATATTGGACTCGGACTCTCTTTCCAAGCAGCGATTGAGACGACGAATTTAAAGCTTCTTCACCACCACAAATGGAGTTCCGATGAAAgtttgaatttaaaaataaatggacTCAAAATCTTTTTGCTAtaggaattttattttattttaaaaaaaaatgttgcttctctattcttattaattttttgtGTAAAATCCATCTCCTATTTttattctctattttttttgtttctgtaGTATTTTTGTTCttgcttttttgttttttgagttcttgaatgtttttttgtgtgttctCGATGAAAATTAGTGAATGTTGATTAATTCTTCTTCCTTTGATGttgttcttcttttcttatGAAGAAGATGAGggaattttaaaaaagagtaAGGTTGGTAGGAGTAATGATGGTTTTTGAATAATGATGAGTTTGGTGgggtgaaaaaggaaaaagaaaaaaggaaaaagaatgataatgtttgaaattttttaaaaagagggTTTAGGTGAGATTGGGAGGTGAAAtagggaaaaaaagaaaggggTGGATTAAtattgtataagtataatatatatatatatatatatatatatatatgtaagttTTAAGTATATAGGTGTTAGTATGTTGTAGtggtgtatgttgttgttattgaatTTGTAGAGAGTGAGATGACAACATTGGGTTGGGATGACTTTGAGCTCAAGTTTGGGCTAAAAAATGACTTGAAAATTGGTTAAGTACGGAGTGaaaaaatgattggatttgtaAGGAAAATGGCTACACGAAAATTGATAACTTAGCCAATTAAGTTTAACAAAATACCCAAACTGATTTAATTGTGAATTCAGCTAAAAATTAGATAAGACGAATcgacaataattaattaataattttcttaattctaacaaaatgaattaattaacttagttataaattaattaattcaaaatataagctactaatttatgaaacaataaaataatttttttttatcattttttaatatttatagaaattaataattatatatatatatcattaaaaattataagaatgataaaaaaaattaaaaatacacttgaaaatattttggtattttataaaaaataattacttcaaattttttaaaattgaaaaagctCAATAACTAATATACGTTTGTGGAGTGCCAAAATTGAGTCTCAACAATAGGCTCTTAATGGATtatgtaaaattataaataataatggTGATCTAAATAGAAAACAATACTCTAAAATAAAAGTCTCTTTTTAATGCAGTCATTAATGGATCTTAAATATATCATGTTTACTCGACAAACATGTGCAATGCACGTGTAGATAAACTAGTTTATTAAATATACTCGTTTAATTAATTTGGCTTAAGTCATGTACAGCCCCTTAAAGTTGTCCACATATTTCATTTAGACACTTCAACtagaattatttttatcaataaaaataaaaataaacattaTTCTAGACATTTTCACGCCCTAAATGAAAGTGAAGAACACTTTCTTTGCCACATCAACATTTTTTGTTTATTAAGTACACCCTTTGAACAAGATAGGTCTTCAATAGGTATACATAGGTGTCTAAGAGAAATATGCGAATAACTTTAAGTGGAtgacttaaataattaattaaaggcGGTGGATGACTTTAAACAATTAATTTTTACTATATATTCATAGGGCCGATGTAACTGAAGGAAAGACGAATTAGAAATTAAGCAAATTGAGTTGACGATGGCAATGGAAGTGAAGGAACAAACTGAAATGCAGCATGTTGTGTTCATTCCGTACACCATGAATAGCCATATAACTCCATTGGTACATATTGCTAGACTCTTCGCCCTCCATGGCCTCAAGGTCACCATCATTACCACTCCATATAATGCTCTCCTTTTTCAATCCTCCGTCGATAGAGACCGTCTCTTGTCCGGCAGCGACATCACCGTCCGGACACTTCAATTTCCGTCAGAAAAAGTGGGCTTACCTGTGGGAATTGAAAGCTTCATCGCAAGCCCTTCTATGGAAATAGTTGGAAAAGTTCACTATGGGTTTTTGCTTCTCCAAAAGCCCATGGAGAAACTAATTCGGGAGCTCAATCCAAATTGCATTGTTTCCGACATGTTCTTCCCTTGGTCTGTCGATTTGGCGGAAGAGCTGAAAATTCCGAGATTCGCTTTTCAACCTGCTACTTTCATCCATCAATGTGCTTGGACTTTTATAAAGGAATATACACCTTACAGGAATGTGGCCGATTCAGAGAGTTTCTTGATCCCTGGTTTGCCCCTCGAGATCAAAATGAAAAGCTCGGAGATTGAAGATTTCCTTAAAGAGGAAACTGAATACAGAAAGACAGTAGATGAAGTCTTAGAAGCTGAGATTCGTAGCCATGGCATTATTCATAACACTTGCTCTGAGCTGGAACCTGGTTTTGCCGAAATCTACGAAAAAGCTAGAGGAGTCAAAGGCTGGCACATAGGTCCCCTCGCTCTGTTTATCAACAAACATGAATCAGAAATTAGTTCAAAAGAAATTTCCAACACCAATATTTGTTCTGACGCTTGGAAAGGCTACGGTGATTGTTTCAATTGGCTTGAAGATCAAGCACCTAACTCTGTGCTCTTTGTTTGCTTTGGGAGCATGATAAGATTTTCCGATGATCAGCTTAAGGAAATGGCAATCGGATTGAAAGCTGCTAACTGCCACACCATTTGGGTTTTTAGGGAGCAAGACAAAAATCAAGAAGACGAGAAGCATTGTTCTGACTGGTGCCCCAATGATTTCAAAGAAATTATTggggaaaataataaaaagatctTTATCATCCAAGGTTGGGCGCCACAACAATTAATCCTGAAACATCGAGCAATTGGTGGATTCTTAACTCATTGTGGTTGGAACTCTATACTTGAATCTCTAGCAGTAGGTGTTCCATTGATCACATGGCCTCTGTTCTCGGATAACTTTTACAGCGACAAGCTTTTGGAGAAGCTTGACCTTGCTATTGGAATTGGAGCAGACGTGTGGAACTCAGGGTTCATATTGTCGTGTCCGCCGATTTCGGGAGAGAAGATAGAGTTAGCCGTCAAGCGTCTGATGAATAATTCAGAGGAAAGTAGGAAAATTCGAGAAAATGCTAAGTTAATGGCAAAGAAACTGAAGATTGCCACTGAAGAAGGAGGTTCCTCTCATTCACAGCTCATCGGGTTGATTGAGGAGATCAAGCGATGTGCTTCCAAGAACTCCTCTtgaaatttatcttttatttatcaCTTGAAATAAATTTGGCAAATGTTGCTGGCCAACATGAATGTAGTAGTATTATGTTAACAATGTGtatgtttttaattttctttaatttagcATTTATCATTAGAGAATCACGAAAACTTCAAAATACTTGTTCTTCGTTTGAGCATCAAGCAATCCAAAATACACTACACTTACTAGTCATTGATCCCTTGAGCTCTGATATTTTAGCACTCCTAAATAACACGAATTGAGTTATGGCAGATTTTCCCTTAAGTGATGAACCagattatttatctatttcttCGAGATTTattaacataaattaaataacagaaaagtttaaaaaataacttaaaactaTTCGAAATAGTACACGGAAAGAAAAGGTCAAGGTTGaccttgaattattgaaaattgTCTCATTTATCAACAAACGATTGTCTCATTTATCAACAAACGATTGTCTCATTTATCAACAAACGATTGACACCTTACATATTCTTGACCAATGAATTATTGAAAATTGTCTCAATCTTATCAACAAACGATTGACACCTTACATATTCTTGACCAAGTAAGGGTTTTGTATCTCTTACTTGCCTTTTCTACACTTTTCAGTTCATCTCTTTAATTAAGCTCAGTTCATAACttctaaaatttgaattatttgagtTTAAATGTGCACTCACCATACTCTATTATCCCCCTTGGCTTTGATAACTGACCACCACCATTCCCACCAACTAAAGTTTAGTAGATCCTACGGCCTCCTCAAAAGTAGAGTCATTGCACACATGTATCTCTATTATATTGTCATTATTTACTTTTTGCCCTGTCGCGTATTATATGAGTTTATCACTCTTCATATTATAACTTAATATGTGcacaaacttttttttttttaatctctcCTTTAAgattttttatccttttttcgGTAACTCGAACTCACAACCTTCAGATTGAAAGTATGGAGTGTTTACGATCCGAACAACTCTCTCTTGTCTATACCCAACTTATTGATATGTATACAATTtactctatttttatatttcaatttttgttcTTTCTGTGAAGATGCTAGGCAAGAAAAGGGGGTGTGGTTTAGGGGAAGGAACAAAGCTGAAGGTATATGCACATCCCTTAAATTTATCaatcttcaatttcattttcttcatggtacattaatttaaaattcaactaaCAAAACGCTAAAATGAAAGTCGATTCAATTAAACTCAACtattatattcaaaattaaacaacactttttaaaattattgcGCTTCAATTACTATAGATTCAAAAAAATCTGTcgtacaaaaataaaataggaaaaggtGGTGTAAGTGTGTTGTGTCTGATGTTTGCCAATCATGGTTggtgaaaaataaagaatatgttatattttacttttgagatatagaaattatttttccaaaGAAGGAACCCAAAATCCTGTCTACCTCTACAATCAATTTGGTGTTAACAATTTTACTTTTCAACGCACATGATGATGTTGTAAATTAACTTACCtagaattagaaaagaaaacaattaaAATGCCTATGATAACTTTGCACTAAATTGAACTTAAACgttgtaaattttaaaaatcgtTACACCAGAGTTACTTTGATTCTTTCTtgtttttcattccaatcatcGATGAGATGCGTTCcaatatcaaaattcaaaaggaAGGCATGGAAAAGGACAAAAAGGAAGCAATTTTCTGTCATCGAATAATTCGATCAAAAACCCTTATTATTCACGAGAGATAGACATAGTTCATCTGTCTAAATACCAGAGTTACATAATGTTTAAGAATCCTTTAAGAAAGATACGACATCAATGACAACAGTAACCACCACAAAGACGAAGAAGGATGATACGAGGAGTTGGCCAAGCACGTCAGCAAACTTCATTGTAATAAATACTTGATTAGCTCCAACCAAGAAGCCTACCAGGTTCAACACGGAAAATGTTATCAATGGTACAGCAAGTATCCCTATCCCTTGGAAATCGAATTTCCCCTTCTCGTATTTCTTGAGCTTTTCCTTGTCAATTGCTTTGTCCGACAAATACAATTTCTCTCCTTGCGTTCCGATAATCTTATCTATTATAGCTTTCACTCCTCCTAACCATATTGCACTAACTCCCATCATCATCAGTGCCCTGTATTCCATCCACCACGTTTTAACCGATCCCCCTTCTGGAATTGACTCCGACATATTCTCCAAAATTGTCGATATGAAAGCGATCACATACACTGCAAACCATGGATCATACACCTAAAATAACAAACAATAGTTGTAAATTAGTTTTCCAAGTAGCTACATGATGTTTAAATTTTCCAATGAGAAAATCACAGTGCACCAAATCAAAGAATAGTACAAAAAGAAATTGTTTGGATTTACCTCGGGGTAGACTTGGAAGCCAAACAAAAGGCCAACAGAAGGAACACTAGCATGTAGAACCATTCCCCAAGAATAAAGAGAGAAATACATCAAATAGGCATAGCACATGCATTGAAGAGTTTTCATCCTGCTATTGAAGCCATAAGTGATGGGATTGAGATGTGATAGACCAGCTTGTGTAAGTGCAGCAACCCATTTTATGAGCTGTGAGGAGAAACCTTGCATATCAACTGGGGCACAACCCAAGAAAGATGGCCTGTCTGGATACAGATAGGTCGATCTCCACCCTTTGCAGTGCAAAAGATAACCAGTAAAAGTGCTCTCCAAATGACAATCATACGAATAACCGATCTGCGTAATGCCATTCAGAGTTATAAATCTTTAAATCCAAGTAGATCCGGATGAAAAAACACATGATTTTCAAAATCACAATGGATTTTTTGTTTGTTGGTTAAGAGTTGAATGTTTGGTCAAGCACTAATTACTGTTTACTGTTTAAAAGTATTTTAGATTTATTAGTCAAACATAAATTGACACTTATTATTAATTACtaagtaatttttttcaattaatttcCTGAGATGACCTATAATAATCAAGAGTAATATaatcaaattatatttaatttattactttttaaaaagtaaGCCAAATTAAGAACAACTAAATGCCATGGACGAGGGAGTTCTGAGTATAATATTATGTTTGTTTCtcttaatttaattttcttgtaacagttattttttacttttttctttacTGTCAGGTTTTCAAGATTATACTTCTCTTTTTATCCGTATTGAAtgctagaaaaataatttttcttgtcttattttatatgatactatatttttttaaaaaaattcataaaaataatttttttattcatatttaaaaataatttatagcaacaattttttttttcttgaactcCTTACCATCATGTTATGTCAAATAGGGTcacaaaaaataaacaaaatgagTAACATGCTTGAGGTCGGAACTTTTAAGACTACTTTTGTTATGTACAAAATTTTCTCTTCCCTTAAAATTATTTAGTGTccaatcaaatattatcatcttcatataaaaataaaaggcgAAAATATATAACTTGCCTCTTGACCCCAATGCGTGCCATCCTCGTATGCACAAGTAGCCAGGTTCTTAGCTTCCTCTATGATATCTTCTGATATGACTTTCTCTTGCTTAACATAATTATTTTCCTCTAGTGAAGCAATGAACTTTCTACTGGTTCCGAAATGCTTCTCCGGTGAACTAAGATACTCATCTGTGACAAAAGTCCACCACCCAaacgaaaataataaagattagattatttaattattaattttcaaCAAATAATGAACCAAAACTTCTATTTATACTTTGACACTCTTTTTAAGAAAGTATTTATTACAAAGTTAATTTTACTAAAATAAACTTATTACTTATGTTTTGAAAATCTAAATTTGATAACTGATATTTTGTGTTGTTATTAAATTataagggtaaaattggaagAAATGATAATTTTTCGTAGATTTGCTAGTATGGACAAGTAAAAAGttaaatctatttttagtataaaaatcaaataaaatgaaaaaaagcaGAGCAAAACTCTactttttatttgttcacgaaactaaaaaaaatatctatttttattaatttaatttaaaaaatcaacaaataaTTTATCCATATTGAACGAGTAAAAAAGATATAAGAGAGATTAGTGAATTTAAAATTAGGTTGGACAAAATACGAACCCTTTATGCCTGGACTCGTGTATAACGCCTTCCTCTTGAGAAAATAACCTGTTCCCGACAACACTGGGCCTTGGATACCATCCATACCGTGCCATATTGtctaaaaaataagtaaattaccATAATCAACCTTAAGTTAAAATTATTTCTCTGCTAAATTTAAATTAACTAGGAAAGAAATTTTAAGAAACCTTGTAAGCCTGTCTAATTTTGACATCATAAATATCGGACTTGCTGACATTGTAAAACACTTGAGGGAACTGGACATAAGCTAAGTCAGATGATAGCTTTGGATCAAGGTGGAAACACATTGCTTTTCGAGCTGAtattggatcatgacaaaagaaatcacAATCCAAAACCAGTAAATAAGGTGCATTACTCATTATCCCAGAAACTCGAAGCTGCATAAATTAAATGAGGTTAGAAAATTGAGGAGACAGaggaatttaattaaattaaaataattaattagttcatacAAGAGCATTTGCAGATCCACCCTTGAAGTGATGACGACGGTGGGTTCTTCTTTCACGGGATGCGTATACTAGCAATGGCATTTTCGTTAAATCGTCGGCACTCTTCTCGTACTCCGTTTTCCTCTCATTTATTACCTGCACCGACACCGGCCAAAATCTTTCATCACAATgaagaccaaaaaaaaaaaactcccaaGTAGAAATAATTCTTTATTATTTGGCATAACCAATTATTATAGCTCCTTCGAGACGTTCAATTACCTAATCTGGTTTCTTATATTTTGCAAGTGTCAACTCGACTCTACAACAACAGTATCATACAGAATCCAAAATTAGAGATCTGGAGAGGAGAAAGTGTTCACAGATCTTATCTGCTATCTTATAAGGCTATTTTTGAAATATCCTCAAATCAAGTTTAACAAAAACGTCTTAACTTGACCCGGGAAAATGTAatatgtttaaaaaaaaaaaaaagaagatgcaTCCTCATTGATTGTTCAGAATACCTTAATAAACGAGGCTCTATCAGGCACTACGTCACCTTTGATTTTTCCGGATTCACCAGCACGGTCCACATTCTGTTGGAACTCTTCATATTTTGActgcaaaattttaaaaaaaattatagttaaTAAATCAGCAAAAGAACTACTACTACAAAGTGCATAGATAAATTTCGCTTTTGTGTTTCCATACTTTAATTTCTTCCATTTCAGCAACAAAGTCATCGTTCTTAAGAACACGGTCATCTTCTCCTAACGGAGAAAAAAAGGCTTTAGGGCACCTTGTTTTAACTCCATACTTCCTACAGAAAGGTAGCCACATCTTGGCAAAAGAACATGCTTCCTCCATGGCGTACAACGTCAAGGGACATCCTCCATCATCAGCCAGATACACAGCCAATTTATCCGTCGGGTAATCAAGAGCCATTGCAGATATCACAGTGTTCATGACATCCACAATTGGCTCTTTCTTAGGATTAGCAGTGAATACCATGACGTCAATTGGGGGTAGCTCCGAGTCTTTGCAAGTGATGTTTTCAGGAAACACTTCCCTTTCAACAGGGCGCCAACGAGTCCCTTGTCCAAAGAACCACTTGACAATGAAACTAATTTCGCCTAAGCAGATGAGTACCCAAGCAAGTGCTTGTGCACTAAGGATGTTTTCGAATTTAAACAAATTAGATACACGGTAGTATACTAATGAAAGCATAATTAGAGAGTGGAGAAACATGTGGAGTCGGTAAATGGTGGTGATAGGTTGCGGGACAGTACTTCTGTTGAGCTCCATGGTATTTTTCATGGTGCTTTCTCCTCTCCCTCTCCTCTTCTCCTACTCTTTCAACACCTATATATggcttcaatttttttgtttggACTTAAAATATTCCAAAATTTATTGATTGGACTTAACGTTCGCAATCACTTATATGTCCGCTAAgtaaatactccctccgtttaaaaaaagatgaattaattttttaaaaaaaatttatctcgtgattctaaattaaaattatattaaatatattaaaatatttttaattttgtggttttaaatatattatgtaaaaaattaaaatttaagttttataaaaagaaaagggtgattcttttttaaatagaaGGAGTATGCGTTTAAACCAAAAATTAGTTATTAATGTAttgattttcttataaattataTGATGTTTGGCAGGTAGATAGAATATAAGTTATTTATGTGTAAAATTAATTCGATATTCAATTGATAATTTAAAAAAGGGTATAACTAATATGAGAAAattcatgtattattttatgttcGAAAAAATGTGGAATAACAAATACACTTATAGCTATATGAATAACTAATTCTCGCATAAATTCACTCATAACTAATCCTTACATCACTAGTACTTGCATAACTTTATAACCAACAACCAAGCGATCCCTAAGTCTATTACTTTATGTATCTTAATTTATATTGTACTTTTTGAATTTTACTCAAACAAATTTATCTTTGCTCATagttttttcatatattttttaaaaatattttgaattatcaattattatgaattataattatttttatataatttttaaatatatatatttttaattcaaaaaacttaaatattttatgctcTAATTTATCGTCAAACTGAGACTATTTGATTTTCGAAATTGGTAATATGGCACATTGAGACATGAGAATATGTTTTAAGCAAAAATGACAAGGTGTGactactaaaaaataaatatgacaaAATTTGGCAAGAACTTTTACAAACTCACCTGTTTGAACCCTCTAGTAAATGAATGTACATTCCAACCCATCTAACAAAATATCTTAATCCTTATCACTGCGGATGTGTCAGACAATTTTTCAATGCTATTGCAAGGCTCATATGAGTgcaaatgttttaaattatttttgttttggtCTTGAATGTCTTGTCTTGTTACTCATCTTTATTGGAACCATTCTCTTACCAAAAGGCCATAACTTCATTTCAGAGAAAACAGAGTAATTTCCATTGATGAAATAGATTAAAACTCCACATGAGTTTATATTTTATTGTACGTGACACTTATTTTCATTTTAACACATCCAAAAGAATgtcattttattataattaaaataatttaatgttaaattttatttatttttaattaaatgacAGTTACACAAATATTTAAAGATTGTTTTAAATCACaagtttaaaagttttttttttaaatatcctGACAAGTCAAACAATGACACGTAAAATGGAAGGGAGAAAGTATATGGTCTTTCATtgttatattttcatttttattgaaATTGTTGCTTTGATGTTGCAATTTATTTTATGGAAAATGGCCAAAAATACTTCTGAACTATAGAAAAAGGTTTAAAAAATACCTTTCATCCACCTTTGTCATGATCCggattcgggtgtgatggcactcgccTATTCCACCAAGATGAGTCAACCTAAAAGTttaaacaattcaaaataatcgGAAATAAAAGCGGAAATGTAAGTCTAACATGATATAAATAAGAATACGCGAAAAATAAATTCTAAACTACCCAAGACTTAGTGttacatgtacaagccactatttcaacaaaaatgtagaAGATACGAGTATAAATGTCTCAGTTCCCAAGTAGAACAAAACAAAAGTAATGGACGTCGAGAGTTTGTCGAAGAGATCAAGCTTCTACCTCTCAAGCGTCCAAAACCTGGGACTGATTAAAGAGTACTATGAACACcaataacacggtactcagtaaaatggaaa
Protein-coding sequences here:
- the LOC129892352 gene encoding cellulose synthase-like protein G2, which encodes MKNTMELNRSTVPQPITTIYRLHMFLHSLIMLSLVYYRVSNLFKFENILSAQALAWVLICLGEISFIVKWFFGQGTRWRPVEREVFPENITCKDSELPPIDVMVFTANPKKEPIVDVMNTVISAMALDYPTDKLAVYLADDGGCPLTLYAMEEACSFAKMWLPFCRKYGVKTRCPKAFFSPLGEDDRVLKNDDFVAEMEEIKSKYEEFQQNVDRAGESGKIKGDVVPDRASFIKVINERKTEYEKSADDLTKMPLLVYASRERRTHRRHHFKGGSANALLRVSGIMSNAPYLLVLDCDFFCHDPISARKAMCFHLDPKLSSDLAYVQFPQVFYNVSKSDIYDVKIRQAYKTIWHGMDGIQGPVLSGTGYFLKRKALYTSPGIKDEYLSSPEKHFGTSRKFIASLEENNYVKQEKVISEDIIEEAKNLATCAYEDGTHWGQEIGYSYDCHLESTFTGYLLHCKGWRSTYLYPDRPSFLGCAPVDMQGFSSQLIKWVAALTQAGLSHLNPITYGFNSRMKTLQCMCYAYLMYFSLYSWGMVLHASVPSVGLLFGFQVYPEVYDPWFAVYVIAFISTILENMSESIPEGGSVKTWWMEYRALMMMGVSAIWLGGVKAIIDKIIGTQGEKLYLSDKAIDKEKLKKYEKGKFDFQGIGILAVPLITFSVLNLVGFLVGANQVFITMKFADVLGQLLVSSFFVFVVVTVVIDVVSFLKDS
- the LOC129892366 gene encoding solanidine UDP-glucose glucosyltransferase 1-like, whose amino-acid sequence is MAMEVKEQTEMQHVVFIPYTMNSHITPLVHIARLFALHGLKVTIITTPYNALLFQSSVDRDRLLSGSDITVRTLQFPSEKVGLPVGIESFIASPSMEIVGKVHYGFLLLQKPMEKLIRELNPNCIVSDMFFPWSVDLAEELKIPRFAFQPATFIHQCAWTFIKEYTPYRNVADSESFLIPGLPLEIKMKSSEIEDFLKEETEYRKTVDEVLEAEIRSHGIIHNTCSELEPGFAEIYEKARGVKGWHIGPLALFINKHESEISSKEISNTNICSDAWKGYGDCFNWLEDQAPNSVLFVCFGSMIRFSDDQLKEMAIGLKAANCHTIWVFREQDKNQEDEKHCSDWCPNDFKEIIGENNKKIFIIQGWAPQQLILKHRAIGGFLTHCGWNSILESLAVGVPLITWPLFSDNFYSDKLLEKLDLAIGIGADVWNSGFILSCPPISGEKIELAVKRLMNNSEESRKIRENAKLMAKKLKIATEEGGSSHSQLIGLIEEIKRCASKNSS